A stretch of Physeter macrocephalus isolate SW-GA chromosome 1, ASM283717v5, whole genome shotgun sequence DNA encodes these proteins:
- the LOC102992897 gene encoding LOW QUALITY PROTEIN: RNA-binding motif protein, X-linked 2-like (The sequence of the model RefSeq protein was modified relative to this genomic sequence to represent the inferred CDS: deleted 2 bases in 1 codon), with protein sequence MAAECIWGEQGRDGSPALKVFTRSSALLRPPEVGFAQALGCSCVVPQAREMNRLTKLQLVNKLNEWEAGTVVIAEASWHSEYKDSAWIFLGGLSYELTEGDSLCVFSQYRQIVSISRVRDRKTGKSKGFCFICYEDQRSTSLTVDNFNGIKIKGRTIQVNHVPSYRRPPRASEDVDDATRKLWEKGYGAQIPLSSSSDSLDDEALSEWHKREKQRRKNIKVNTDIQVKDEEGQISHGPCQPEARF encoded by the exons ATGGCAGCTGAGTGCATttggggagagcagggcagggatGGGTCACCTGCCCTGAAGGTCTTCACCAGAAGCAGCGCTCTCCTGCGTCCACCAGAAGTGGGCTTTGCCCAGGCACTGGGGTGCTCTTGTGTGGTGCCCCAGGCCAGGGAGATGAACCGGTTAACCAAGCTGCAGCTGGTTAACAAGCTGAATGAATGGGAGGCTGGTACTGTGGTGATAGCTGAGGCATCATGGCACTCTGAATACAAGGACAGTGCCTGGATCTTCCTGGGAGGCCTTTCTTATGAACTGACTGAAGGAGATAGCCTCTGTGTATTCTCCCAGTACCGGCAGATTGTTAGCATTAGTCGTGTGCGGGACAGGAAGACAGGGAAGTCTAAAGGATTCTGCTTTATCTGCTATGAGGACCAGAGGAGTACAAGTTTGACCGTTGACAATTTTAATGGAATCAAGATCAAGGGAAGAACTATCCAAGTCAACCACGTACCCAGCTACCGT CGTCCCCCTCGGGCCTCAGAGGATGTGgatgatgccaccagaaagctctGGGAGAAGGGCTATGGGGCTCAGATCCCCTTGTCTAGTTCATCTGATAGCTTGGATGATGAGGCACTCTCAGAATGGCACAAACgggaaaaacagagaagaaagaatatcAAAGTGAATACTGATATACAAGTTAAAGATGAAGAGGGACAAATAAGCCATGGCCCTTGCCAGCCAGAggccagattttaa